In Bosea vestrisii, the following are encoded in one genomic region:
- a CDS encoding enolase C-terminal domain-like protein, producing MTRVSEVEIVEFSFKSRNLGRSAENARAIYNIGYKPNSELELTKFAVVIRSEDGAEGQYVMHWGGTRATMAQTLSLAPNILGRNPDHREEIWNDMKRELRQHDGMGIGPIDIALWDLAGKRFGASVSQLLGGFRSRLKTYASTYHGDRNGGLDSPQAFVEFAEQCYDLGYRAFKVHGWHDGDAREEAANVLHVAKAVGDRMTLMLDPANELRTFADALYVGRACDEGNYFWYEDPMRDCGVSAFAHKKLRDALKTPILQTEYLRGFEPKADFLINGGTDALRSDPEYDLGITGAMKIAHLAEAFGVDVEIHACGPAHRHCMAATRNTNFYELALVGPDCPNAVPPVYACGYSDQLDGVDKDGCFPVPAGPGLGVTYDWDYIRAHETAREVFKL from the coding sequence ATGACCAGGGTCAGCGAAGTCGAGATCGTCGAGTTCTCGTTCAAGAGCAGAAATCTCGGCCGTTCGGCCGAGAATGCGCGGGCCATCTACAATATCGGCTACAAGCCGAACTCCGAGCTGGAGCTGACCAAGTTCGCCGTCGTCATCCGCAGCGAGGACGGCGCCGAGGGGCAGTATGTCATGCACTGGGGCGGCACCCGCGCCACCATGGCGCAAACGCTCTCGCTCGCGCCCAACATCCTCGGCCGCAATCCCGATCACCGCGAGGAGATCTGGAACGACATGAAGCGGGAACTCCGCCAGCATGACGGCATGGGCATCGGGCCGATCGACATCGCGCTCTGGGACCTTGCCGGCAAGCGCTTCGGCGCCTCGGTCTCGCAATTGCTCGGCGGCTTTCGCAGCAGGCTCAAGACCTATGCCTCGACCTATCACGGCGACCGCAATGGCGGGCTCGATTCCCCGCAAGCCTTCGTCGAGTTTGCCGAGCAGTGCTACGACCTCGGCTATCGCGCCTTCAAGGTCCATGGCTGGCACGATGGCGATGCGCGCGAGGAGGCCGCAAACGTCCTGCATGTCGCGAAAGCGGTCGGCGACCGCATGACCCTGATGCTCGACCCGGCCAACGAGCTTCGCACCTTCGCCGACGCGCTCTATGTCGGGCGCGCCTGCGACGAGGGCAATTACTTCTGGTACGAGGACCCGATGCGCGATTGCGGCGTCTCGGCCTTCGCTCACAAGAAGCTGCGCGATGCGCTGAAGACGCCGATCCTGCAGACCGAATATCTGCGTGGATTCGAGCCCAAGGCCGATTTCCTGATCAATGGCGGCACCGACGCACTGCGCTCCGATCCGGAATACGACCTCGGCATCACCGGTGCGATGAAGATCGCCCATCTCGCCGAAGCCTTCGGCGTCGACGTCGAGATCCATGCCTGCGGCCCGGCGCATCGCCACTGCATGGCCGCGACCCGCAACACCAATTTCTATGAATTGGCCTTGGTCGGGCCCGATTGCCCGAACGCGGTGCCGCCGGTCTATGCCTGCGGCTACAGCGACCAGCTCGACGGCGTCGACAAGGATGGCTGCTTCCCGGTCCCGGCCGGCCCCGGCCTCGGCGTCACCTATGACTGGGATTATATCCGCGCCCATGAGACTGCGCGGGAGGTGTTCAAGCTGTAG
- a CDS encoding ANTAR domain-containing response regulator: MTSDIKILVVDANPIRAAIIEEGLREAGFSAIVRTSETKGLVAAIVQHDPDVVVIDLENPSRDALADMFQVSRHVRRPITMFVDQSDAGQIEAAVEAGVSAYIVDGLRKERMQPILQTCISRFNAFSKLREELDEARSQLDERKLIDRAKGIVMRLKGLGEDEAYTLMRRTAMNEKRKLADIARSIITAAEVLK; this comes from the coding sequence ATGACGTCAGACATCAAGATCCTGGTTGTCGATGCGAACCCGATCCGGGCGGCCATCATCGAAGAGGGGCTGCGCGAGGCCGGCTTCAGCGCCATCGTCCGAACTAGCGAGACGAAGGGGCTGGTCGCTGCCATCGTGCAGCACGACCCGGACGTCGTCGTGATCGACCTGGAGAACCCCAGCCGCGACGCGCTCGCCGACATGTTCCAGGTCAGCCGCCATGTCAGGCGGCCGATCACCATGTTCGTTGACCAGTCGGATGCCGGCCAGATCGAGGCCGCGGTCGAGGCGGGCGTCTCGGCTTATATCGTCGACGGCCTCCGGAAGGAGCGGATGCAGCCGATCCTGCAGACCTGCATCAGCCGCTTCAACGCCTTCAGCAAGCTGCGCGAGGAGCTCGACGAGGCCCGCTCGCAGCTCGACGAGCGCAAGCTCATCGACCGCGCCAAGGGCATCGTCATGCGCCTGAAGGGGCTGGGCGAGGACGAGGCCTACACCCTGATGCGCCGCACTGCGATGAACGAGAAGCGCAAGCTGGCCGACATCGCCCGTTCGATCATCACTGCCGCCGAGGTGTTGAAATGA
- a CDS encoding NAD(P)/FAD-dependent oxidoreductase, with the protein MAEPLVIVGKGMAATRLVDELSQRALGRYSIAVIGAEPRLAYNRVLLSPLLAGEIGEPEIELKPAAWWQARGVSMLYGKPVTGIDRVAKSVTLADGLALPYGKLVLATGSRPLMPPVPGFELPGVATFRDVADVALFRTVAATGARVVVIGGGLLGLEAAYGLARIGAKVTVLHLADRLMERQLDREGAGLLAAEITARGIDIRLNCTAERFVGEGRVEAVELTDGSVIPADLVVVAIGVGPRVDLAVAAGLDVNRGIDVDDGLASSDPSIFAIGECAEHRGLVYGLVEPAYEQARVLATRLAGGTARYTGSLLATNLKVSGVSVFSASSVEPGEGDEVLLLRDPAMGVYRKFVLREGRLAGCVLVGDTTGALFYLGLIRSQQDISPIRADLPFGEAYCARAA; encoded by the coding sequence ATGGCCGAGCCGCTCGTCATCGTCGGCAAGGGCATGGCGGCGACCAGGCTGGTCGACGAGCTCAGCCAGCGGGCGCTCGGCCGCTATTCCATCGCGGTGATCGGGGCGGAGCCCAGGCTCGCCTACAACCGGGTGCTGCTCTCGCCGCTGCTCGCCGGCGAGATCGGCGAGCCGGAGATCGAATTGAAGCCCGCCGCCTGGTGGCAGGCGCGCGGCGTCTCGATGCTCTACGGCAAGCCGGTCACCGGCATCGACCGGGTGGCGAAGTCGGTGACGCTGGCCGATGGCCTCGCTCTGCCATATGGCAAGCTCGTTCTCGCCACCGGCTCGCGCCCTCTGATGCCGCCGGTGCCGGGTTTCGAACTGCCCGGCGTCGCGACCTTCCGCGATGTCGCCGATGTCGCGCTGTTCCGCACAGTCGCCGCAACCGGTGCGCGCGTCGTGGTGATCGGCGGCGGCCTGCTCGGACTGGAGGCGGCCTACGGGCTCGCCAGGATCGGTGCCAAGGTCACGGTCCTGCATCTGGCCGACCGGTTGATGGAGCGCCAGCTCGACCGCGAGGGCGCTGGCCTGCTCGCAGCCGAGATCACAGCCCGCGGCATCGACATCCGGTTGAACTGCACGGCCGAGCGCTTCGTCGGCGAGGGGCGCGTCGAGGCGGTGGAGCTGACCGATGGCAGCGTGATCCCGGCCGATCTCGTCGTCGTCGCAATAGGCGTGGGCCCGCGGGTCGATCTCGCGGTCGCGGCAGGGCTCGACGTCAATCGCGGTATCGACGTCGACGACGGTCTTGCCAGCAGCGATCCTTCGATCTTCGCCATCGGCGAATGCGCCGAGCATCGCGGCCTGGTCTATGGCCTGGTCGAACCGGCTTATGAGCAGGCCCGGGTGCTGGCGACGCGACTTGCTGGCGGAACGGCGCGCTATACGGGCTCGCTGCTGGCGACCAATCTCAAGGTCAGCGGTGTCAGCGTCTTCTCAGCCAGCTCCGTCGAACCGGGAGAGGGCGACGAAGTCCTGCTGCTGCGCGACCCGGCCATGGGTGTCTATCGCAAGTTCGTGCTGCGCGAGGGCCGGCTCGCCGGCTGTGTTCTGGTCGGCGATACCACCGGCGCGCTGTTCTATCTCGGCTTGATCCGCTCGCAGCAGGACATCTCGCCGATCCGTGCGGACCTGCCCTTTGGCGAAGCCTATTGCGCGAGGGCGGCCTGA
- a CDS encoding CmpA/NrtA family ABC transporter substrate-binding protein, which translates to MTKTVKTTVAVLQTGPSRRDFLNLTGAAAVAAAAKLSFPSGAFAQAAGPEVKGTRLGYIALTDAAPLVIAKEKGLFAKYGLPDIDIAKQASWGATRDNMALGFKNNGIDGGHILRPKTHLYSTGKVMQNGQPLPMYTLLNLNQDGQAISVSNEYKDLNVQKDASPLKQAFERKKAAGKELTAAMTFPGGTHDLWIRYWLAAGGIDPDSDIKVIVVPPPQMVANMKVGTMDCFCVGEPWNEQLVNQNIGYTALTTGELWFRHPEKILGMRADFVDANPKATQAILMAVMEAQMWADKMENRQELAEIVGKRQWFNVPVNDINKRLQGDINYGNGREVKGTNLYMKFWGEGGTVSYPWKSHDSWFVTENIRWGKFDTNTDIKALVDKTNRSDLWSEAAKTLGVAGAPTGDSRGVETFFDGVKFDPAAPLDYLKALKIKRVA; encoded by the coding sequence ATGACCAAGACCGTCAAGACCACGGTAGCAGTTCTCCAGACCGGGCCGAGCCGTCGCGACTTCCTGAATCTGACCGGGGCGGCCGCGGTCGCCGCCGCTGCCAAGCTGAGCTTTCCGAGCGGCGCCTTCGCGCAGGCCGCTGGCCCAGAGGTCAAGGGCACGCGCCTCGGCTACATCGCCCTGACCGATGCGGCGCCGTTGGTCATCGCCAAGGAGAAGGGCCTCTTCGCCAAATACGGCCTGCCCGACATAGACATCGCCAAGCAGGCCTCCTGGGGCGCGACGCGCGACAACATGGCGCTCGGCTTCAAGAACAACGGCATCGATGGCGGCCACATCCTGCGTCCCAAGACGCATCTCTATTCGACCGGCAAGGTCATGCAGAACGGCCAGCCACTGCCGATGTACACGCTGCTCAACCTGAACCAGGACGGGCAGGCGATCTCGGTTTCCAATGAATACAAGGACCTGAACGTCCAGAAAGACGCCTCGCCGCTGAAGCAGGCCTTCGAGCGCAAGAAGGCGGCCGGCAAGGAACTCACTGCCGCCATGACCTTCCCGGGCGGCACCCATGATCTCTGGATCCGCTACTGGCTGGCTGCCGGGGGCATCGACCCCGACAGCGACATCAAGGTGATCGTTGTGCCGCCGCCGCAGATGGTGGCGAACATGAAGGTCGGCACCATGGACTGCTTCTGCGTCGGCGAGCCCTGGAACGAGCAGCTCGTCAACCAGAACATCGGCTACACCGCGCTGACCACCGGCGAGCTCTGGTTCCGGCATCCCGAGAAGATCCTGGGCATGCGCGCCGATTTCGTCGACGCCAATCCCAAGGCGACGCAGGCCATCCTGATGGCGGTGATGGAGGCCCAGATGTGGGCCGACAAGATGGAGAACCGCCAGGAACTCGCCGAGATCGTCGGCAAGCGGCAATGGTTCAACGTCCCGGTCAACGACATCAACAAGCGCCTGCAAGGCGACATCAATTACGGCAATGGCCGCGAGGTAAAGGGCACGAACCTCTACATGAAGTTCTGGGGCGAGGGCGGCACCGTTTCCTACCCTTGGAAGAGCCACGACAGCTGGTTCGTCACCGAGAACATCCGCTGGGGCAAGTTCGACACCAATACCGATATCAAGGCGCTGGTCGACAAGACCAACCGCTCGGACCTCTGGTCGGAAGCGGCCAAGACGCTCGGCGTGGCCGGCGCGCCGACCGGCGACTCGCGCGGTGTCGAGACCTTCTTCGACGGCGTGAAGTTCGATCCGGCGGCGCCGCTCGACTATCTCAAGGCGCTCAAGATCAAGCGGGTGGCCTGA
- a CDS encoding TRAP transporter small permease gives MTGLTLIRRLDDWSSRVENAFLAVLHAAIATLVCAAVVFRYVLSDPLTWSEELILILFGWMIFLGIANAFHARTHIIIDVVVLFAPRWLCFAFGLLAFAATAIVLGTLTFFSWRYLQREIPNLTPMLGISAGWAIAPLFIGSVLSLLHLLRNLIDEGVTGVLWSDITTRD, from the coding sequence ATGACCGGCCTCACCCTGATCCGGCGGCTCGACGACTGGTCGAGCCGCGTGGAGAATGCCTTTCTCGCGGTGCTGCACGCCGCAATCGCCACGCTGGTCTGCGCCGCCGTGGTTTTCCGCTACGTGCTCAGCGATCCGCTGACCTGGTCCGAGGAGCTCATCCTGATCCTGTTCGGCTGGATGATCTTCCTCGGCATCGCCAACGCCTTCCATGCCCGCACGCATATCATCATCGACGTCGTCGTGCTGTTCGCGCCGCGCTGGCTCTGCTTCGCCTTCGGCCTGCTCGCCTTCGCCGCGACCGCGATCGTGCTGGGCACGCTGACCTTCTTCTCCTGGCGCTATCTTCAGCGCGAGATACCGAACCTGACGCCGATGCTCGGCATCTCCGCCGGCTGGGCGATCGCACCGCTCTTCATCGGCAGCGTGCTCTCGCTGCTGCATCTCCTGCGCAACCTGATCGATGAGGGCGTCACCGGCGTGCTCTGGTCCGACATCACGACGCGGGACTAG
- a CDS encoding GntR family transcriptional regulator — MNGARKIERVVLGDQVYEAIKERILDQAYAPGEKLIVDGLVRELGVSSTPIREALARLVAEGLVKAEAFIGFATAPLPDQRYYEDVYSFRGVIEPWAAAEAARRKPGPDVIKALRDEVAIMKAGAPSREYRSHRAFTEGDDRFHRIILQAAGNQVALKSYDDLRFHLHISRLYLSREQDVGLTHQEHFRIVDALEAGDPDAAAQAMRLHLEGSYERLIK; from the coding sequence TTGAACGGCGCACGCAAGATCGAGCGGGTCGTGCTCGGCGACCAGGTCTACGAGGCGATCAAGGAGCGCATCCTCGACCAGGCCTATGCGCCGGGCGAAAAGCTCATCGTCGACGGGCTGGTGCGCGAGCTGGGGGTCTCATCGACGCCGATCCGTGAGGCGCTGGCGCGGCTCGTCGCCGAGGGGCTGGTCAAGGCCGAGGCGTTCATCGGATTCGCCACCGCGCCCCTGCCCGATCAGCGCTATTACGAGGATGTCTACAGCTTCCGCGGCGTGATCGAGCCCTGGGCCGCAGCCGAGGCCGCGCGGCGCAAACCCGGCCCCGATGTCATCAAGGCGCTGCGCGACGAGGTCGCGATCATGAAGGCCGGCGCACCCTCGCGCGAGTATCGCAGCCACCGCGCCTTCACCGAGGGCGACGACCGCTTCCACCGCATCATCCTGCAGGCTGCCGGCAACCAGGTCGCGCTGAAGAGCTATGACGACCTGCGCTTCCACCTGCACATCTCGCGGCTCTACCTGAGCCGCGAGCAGGATGTCGGCCTGACCCATCAGGAACATTTCCGCATCGTCGACGCCCTCGAAGCGGGCGATCCCGATGCGGCGGCGCAGGCCATGCGCCTGCATCTCGAAGGTTCCTACGAGCGGCTGATCAAATAG
- a CDS encoding CmpA/NrtA family ABC transporter substrate-binding protein, with the protein MTLRLRIGFLPLVDAALLVAVADTGIADAHGLALELVRDVSWSNLRDRLHVRLLDAAHMLAPAAIASTLGIGGVTAPMAAPILLNLNGNALTVSARRFDEMARVATGDLADPLVSAQALATLISARKASGLPPLAFAAVFGFSCHTYLLRDWMALAGIRLGEDVRLEIVPPVRTVEALASGEVDGFCAGAPWNTLAVEAGAGAILHCGVDLMPDLPEKVLAWRADDVDRRSEAVSRLNAALIEASRWVSDEANWPSLARLLAAPDRLAAPAALIEAILRGDIVQGGGRPLRQVPSYIRFDSAAIHPDPAQADRLLAAMARAGQVVVTPDLTERARAVFRPLVTEALQG; encoded by the coding sequence ATGACCCTGCGCCTGCGGATCGGCTTCCTGCCGCTGGTCGATGCGGCCCTGCTGGTCGCTGTCGCCGATACCGGAATCGCCGACGCTCACGGGCTCGCGCTCGAACTCGTGCGCGACGTGTCCTGGTCGAACCTGCGCGACCGCCTGCATGTGCGCCTGCTCGACGCCGCGCATATGCTGGCACCGGCGGCAATCGCCTCGACGCTCGGCATCGGTGGCGTCACCGCGCCAATGGCGGCCCCGATCCTGCTGAACCTGAACGGCAATGCGCTCACCGTATCGGCGCGCCGCTTCGATGAGATGGCGCGCGTTGCGACAGGCGATCTGGCGGACCCGCTGGTCTCAGCGCAGGCGCTCGCGACGCTGATCTCCGCCCGCAAGGCGTCTGGCCTGCCACCGCTCGCCTTCGCCGCGGTCTTCGGCTTCTCCTGCCACACCTATCTGCTGCGCGACTGGATGGCGCTCGCCGGTATCCGCCTCGGCGAGGATGTCCGGCTCGAGATTGTGCCGCCGGTCCGCACGGTCGAGGCGCTGGCCAGCGGCGAGGTCGACGGCTTCTGCGCCGGCGCGCCCTGGAACACCCTGGCAGTGGAGGCCGGCGCCGGCGCGATCCTGCATTGCGGCGTCGATCTCATGCCGGATTTGCCGGAAAAGGTGCTGGCCTGGCGCGCCGATGACGTCGATCGGCGAAGCGAGGCAGTCTCGCGCCTGAACGCGGCGTTGATAGAAGCGAGTCGCTGGGTCTCGGACGAAGCGAATTGGCCTAGCCTCGCCCGCTTGCTCGCGGCCCCCGATCGCCTCGCGGCGCCCGCCGCCTTGATCGAAGCGATCCTGCGTGGCGACATCGTCCAGGGCGGCGGGCGGCCGCTCCGGCAGGTGCCGTCCTATATCCGCTTCGACAGCGCTGCGATCCATCCCGATCCAGCTCAGGCCGACCGCCTGCTCGCCGCAATGGCGCGGGCCGGGCAGGTCGTGGTTACGCCCGATTTGACCGAGCGGGCGCGGGCGGTCTTCAGGCCGCTCGTCACAGAAGCGCTGCAGGGATGA
- a CDS encoding TRAP transporter substrate-binding protein gives MSLRRIAAAALIAGSFLAGAAQAQTLRFGHANTTAEIAGELFQEFADRVKKGTGGAVTINVFPAEQLGKEVDLFKQVKEGALDLSAPSMAAASSLVPALEIPSAPFLWKDWTEAEAVIRSDAFDPVFDELRDKHNIVPVTRIWYWGWRNMTTLDRAVKKPEDMHGLKIRVPESPVWVEMIKAYGAAPTPVPFGEVYTALQQKTVDGQENPIPTIFSRKFYEVQGYVAMTRHMLQNNMIVINKDSLARLKPEHREVLFAEAARASAMNTYLQQKREASMLEEIRKSGRSKIIEDVDRDAFAAKSKVVATAMEGRWGKAHLDRVVAAIDTQRKR, from the coding sequence ATGAGTTTGAGACGCATCGCCGCCGCGGCACTGATCGCCGGCAGCTTCCTCGCCGGCGCAGCACAGGCGCAGACCCTGCGCTTCGGCCACGCCAACACCACCGCCGAGATCGCCGGCGAGCTCTTCCAGGAATTCGCCGATCGGGTGAAGAAGGGCACGGGCGGCGCAGTCACCATCAACGTCTTCCCGGCCGAGCAGCTCGGCAAGGAGGTCGACCTCTTCAAGCAGGTCAAGGAAGGCGCGCTCGACCTCTCCGCGCCGTCGATGGCGGCGGCGTCCTCGCTGGTGCCGGCGCTGGAAATCCCGAGCGCGCCCTTCCTCTGGAAGGACTGGACCGAGGCCGAGGCGGTGATCCGCTCCGACGCCTTCGATCCGGTCTTCGACGAGCTGCGCGACAAGCACAACATCGTGCCGGTGACCCGCATCTGGTACTGGGGCTGGCGCAACATGACGACGCTCGACCGCGCCGTGAAGAAGCCCGAGGACATGCACGGGCTCAAGATCCGCGTGCCGGAGAGCCCGGTCTGGGTCGAGATGATCAAGGCCTATGGCGCTGCACCGACGCCGGTACCCTTCGGCGAGGTCTATACCGCGCTCCAGCAGAAGACGGTCGACGGCCAGGAGAACCCGATCCCGACGATCTTCTCGCGCAAGTTCTATGAGGTGCAGGGCTATGTCGCGATGACCCGGCACATGCTTCAGAACAACATGATCGTCATCAACAAGGACAGTCTCGCCCGGCTTAAGCCGGAGCATCGCGAGGTCCTGTTCGCGGAAGCTGCCCGCGCCTCGGCGATGAACACCTATCTCCAGCAGAAGCGCGAAGCCTCGATGCTGGAGGAGATCCGCAAGTCCGGCCGCTCGAAGATCATCGAGGACGTCGATCGCGACGCCTTTGCCGCCAAGTCCAAGGTCGTGGCGACCGCGATGGAAGGCCGCTGGGGCAAGGCCCATCTCGACCGCGTCGTCGCGGCGATCGACACCCAGCGCAAGCGCTAG